Proteins encoded in a region of the Marmota flaviventris isolate mMarFla1 chromosome 3, mMarFla1.hap1, whole genome shotgun sequence genome:
- the B4galnt1 gene encoding beta-1,4 N-acetylgalactosaminyltransferase 1 isoform X2: MRLGRRALCALVLLLACASLGLLYASTREAPGLRTPLALWAPPHGPPRPELPDLVPEPRYAHIPVRIKEQVVGLLTQNNCSCESSGGSFPLPFQRQVRAIDLTKAFDPEELRAASAEREREFQAFLSRSQSPADQLLIAPANSPLQYPLQGVEVQPLRSILVPGLSLQAASGQEVYQVNLTASLGTWDVAGQVTGVTVIGEGQPDLTLASPGLDHLNRQLQLVTYSSGSYQTNTADTVRFSTQGHEAAFTIRIRHPLNPRLYPPGSLPQEGQYNISALVTIATKTFLRYDRLRALIASIRRFYPTVTVVIADDSDKPERVIGPHVEHYLMPFGKGWFAGRNLAVSQVTTKYVLWVDDDFVFTARTRLERLVDVLERTPLDLVGGAVREISGFATTYRQLLSVEQGAPGLGNCLRQRRGFHHELVGFPGCVVTDGVVNFFLARTDKVREVGFDPRLSRVAHLEFFLDGLGSLRVGSCSDVIVDHASKLKLPWASRDAGAETYARFRYPGSLDESQVAKHRLLYFKHRLQCMTAE, translated from the exons ATGCGGCTGGGCCGCCGGGCCCTGTGCGCGCTGGTCCTGCTGCTCGCCTGCGCCTCGCTAGGTCTCCTGTACGCAAGCACCCGAGAGGCGCCGGGCCTCCGGACCCCTCTTGCTCTGTGGGCACCCCCGCACGGCCCCCCCAGGCCCGAGCTGCCAGATCTTGTCCCGGAGCCCCGCTATGCACACATCCCAGTCAGGATCAAGGAGCAAGTGGTCGG GCTGTTGACTCAGAACAACTGCAGTTGTGAGTCCAGTGGGGGGagcttcccccttcccttccagAGACAGGTCCGAGCCATTGATCTCACCAAGGCCTTTGACCCTGAGGAGCTGAGGGCTGCCTCtgcagaaagggaaagagagttCCAGGCCTTCCTTTCAAG GAGCCAGTCCCCAGCTGACCAGCTGCTCATAGCCCCTGCCAACTCCCCCCTACAGTATCCTCTGCAGGGTGTGGAGGTTCAGCCCCTCAGGAGCATCTTAGTGCCAG GGTTGAGCCTGCAGGCAGCTTCTGGTCAGGAGGTATACCAG GTGAACCTGACTGCTTCCCTGGGCACCTGGGATGTGGCAGGGCAAGTGACTGGAGTGACTGTCATTGGAGAAGGGCAGCCAGATCTCACCCTTGCCAGCCCAGGGCTGGACCACCTCAACCGGCAGCTACAACTGGTCACTTACAGTAGCGGAAGCTACCAGACCAACACAGCAGACACAG TCCGGTTCTCCACCCAAGGACATGAGGCTGCCTTCACCATCCGCATAAGACATCCCCTCAACCCCCGACTGTACCCGCCTGGGTCTCTACCTCAGGAAG GCCAGTACAACATCAGCGCTCTGGTCACCATTGCCACCAAGACCTTCCTTCGATATGATCGGCTACGGGCACTCATCGCTAGCATCCGCCGCTTCTACCCCACGGTCACCGTGGTCATTGCTGACGACAGTGACAAACCAGAGCGCGTTATTGGTCCCCACGTGGAGCACTATCTTATGCCCTTCGGCAAG GGCTGGTTCGCGGGCCGGAACCTGGCCGTGTCCCAAGTAACCACCAAATATGTGTTGTGGGTGGACGACGACTTTGTCTTCACAGCGCGCACGCGGCTGGAGAGACTTGTGGACGTTCTGGAGCGGACGCCGCTGGACCTG GTTGGGGGAGCAGTGCGGGAGATTTCGGGTTTTGCTACTACTTACCGGCAGCTGCTGAGCGTGGAACAAGGCGCCCCAGGCCTCGGGAACTGCCTCCGGCAAAGGCGTGGCTTCCACCACGAGCTCGTTGGCTTCCCAGGCTGCGTGGTCACCGATGGCGTCGTCAACTTCTTTCTGGCGCGCACTGACAAGGTGCGAGAGGTCGGCTTCGATCCGCGCCTGAGCCGCGTAGCACATCTGG AATTCTTCTTGGATGGGCTTGGTTCCCTTCGGGTTGGCTCCTGCTCCGACGTCATTGTGGATCATGCATCGAAACTGAAGCTGCCATGGGCATCAAGGGATGCTGGGGCAGAGACTTATGCCCGGTTCCGTTACCCAGGATCACTGGACGAAAGTCAGGTGGCCAAACACCGCCTGCTCTACTTCAAACACCGGCTGCAGTGCATGACCGCGGAGTGA
- the B4galnt1 gene encoding beta-1,4 N-acetylgalactosaminyltransferase 1 isoform X3 encodes MRLGRRALCALVLLLACASLGLLYASTREAPGLRTPLALWAPPHGPPRPELPDLVPEPRYAHIPVRIKEQVVGSQSPADQLLIAPANSPLQYPLQGVEVQPLRSILVPGLSLQAASGQEVYQVNLTASLGTWDVAGQVTGVTVIGEGQPDLTLASPGLDHLNRQLQLVTYSSGSYQTNTADTVRFSTQGHEAAFTIRIRHPLNPRLYPPGSLPQEAGQYNISALVTIATKTFLRYDRLRALIASIRRFYPTVTVVIADDSDKPERVIGPHVEHYLMPFGKGWFAGRNLAVSQVTTKYVLWVDDDFVFTARTRLERLVDVLERTPLDLVGGAVREISGFATTYRQLLSVEQGAPGLGNCLRQRRGFHHELVGFPGCVVTDGVVNFFLARTDKVREVGFDPRLSRVAHLEFFLDGLGSLRVGSCSDVIVDHASKLKLPWASRDAGAETYARFRYPGSLDESQVAKHRLLYFKHRLQCMTAE; translated from the exons ATGCGGCTGGGCCGCCGGGCCCTGTGCGCGCTGGTCCTGCTGCTCGCCTGCGCCTCGCTAGGTCTCCTGTACGCAAGCACCCGAGAGGCGCCGGGCCTCCGGACCCCTCTTGCTCTGTGGGCACCCCCGCACGGCCCCCCCAGGCCCGAGCTGCCAGATCTTGTCCCGGAGCCCCGCTATGCACACATCCCAGTCAGGATCAAGGAGCAAGTGGTCGG GAGCCAGTCCCCAGCTGACCAGCTGCTCATAGCCCCTGCCAACTCCCCCCTACAGTATCCTCTGCAGGGTGTGGAGGTTCAGCCCCTCAGGAGCATCTTAGTGCCAG GGTTGAGCCTGCAGGCAGCTTCTGGTCAGGAGGTATACCAG GTGAACCTGACTGCTTCCCTGGGCACCTGGGATGTGGCAGGGCAAGTGACTGGAGTGACTGTCATTGGAGAAGGGCAGCCAGATCTCACCCTTGCCAGCCCAGGGCTGGACCACCTCAACCGGCAGCTACAACTGGTCACTTACAGTAGCGGAAGCTACCAGACCAACACAGCAGACACAG TCCGGTTCTCCACCCAAGGACATGAGGCTGCCTTCACCATCCGCATAAGACATCCCCTCAACCCCCGACTGTACCCGCCTGGGTCTCTACCTCAGGAAG CAGGCCAGTACAACATCAGCGCTCTGGTCACCATTGCCACCAAGACCTTCCTTCGATATGATCGGCTACGGGCACTCATCGCTAGCATCCGCCGCTTCTACCCCACGGTCACCGTGGTCATTGCTGACGACAGTGACAAACCAGAGCGCGTTATTGGTCCCCACGTGGAGCACTATCTTATGCCCTTCGGCAAG GGCTGGTTCGCGGGCCGGAACCTGGCCGTGTCCCAAGTAACCACCAAATATGTGTTGTGGGTGGACGACGACTTTGTCTTCACAGCGCGCACGCGGCTGGAGAGACTTGTGGACGTTCTGGAGCGGACGCCGCTGGACCTG GTTGGGGGAGCAGTGCGGGAGATTTCGGGTTTTGCTACTACTTACCGGCAGCTGCTGAGCGTGGAACAAGGCGCCCCAGGCCTCGGGAACTGCCTCCGGCAAAGGCGTGGCTTCCACCACGAGCTCGTTGGCTTCCCAGGCTGCGTGGTCACCGATGGCGTCGTCAACTTCTTTCTGGCGCGCACTGACAAGGTGCGAGAGGTCGGCTTCGATCCGCGCCTGAGCCGCGTAGCACATCTGG AATTCTTCTTGGATGGGCTTGGTTCCCTTCGGGTTGGCTCCTGCTCCGACGTCATTGTGGATCATGCATCGAAACTGAAGCTGCCATGGGCATCAAGGGATGCTGGGGCAGAGACTTATGCCCGGTTCCGTTACCCAGGATCACTGGACGAAAGTCAGGTGGCCAAACACCGCCTGCTCTACTTCAAACACCGGCTGCAGTGCATGACCGCGGAGTGA
- the B4galnt1 gene encoding beta-1,4 N-acetylgalactosaminyltransferase 1 isoform X1, which translates to MRLGRRALCALVLLLACASLGLLYASTREAPGLRTPLALWAPPHGPPRPELPDLVPEPRYAHIPVRIKEQVVGLLTQNNCSCESSGGSFPLPFQRQVRAIDLTKAFDPEELRAASAEREREFQAFLSRSQSPADQLLIAPANSPLQYPLQGVEVQPLRSILVPGLSLQAASGQEVYQVNLTASLGTWDVAGQVTGVTVIGEGQPDLTLASPGLDHLNRQLQLVTYSSGSYQTNTADTVRFSTQGHEAAFTIRIRHPLNPRLYPPGSLPQEAGQYNISALVTIATKTFLRYDRLRALIASIRRFYPTVTVVIADDSDKPERVIGPHVEHYLMPFGKGWFAGRNLAVSQVTTKYVLWVDDDFVFTARTRLERLVDVLERTPLDLVGGAVREISGFATTYRQLLSVEQGAPGLGNCLRQRRGFHHELVGFPGCVVTDGVVNFFLARTDKVREVGFDPRLSRVAHLEFFLDGLGSLRVGSCSDVIVDHASKLKLPWASRDAGAETYARFRYPGSLDESQVAKHRLLYFKHRLQCMTAE; encoded by the exons ATGCGGCTGGGCCGCCGGGCCCTGTGCGCGCTGGTCCTGCTGCTCGCCTGCGCCTCGCTAGGTCTCCTGTACGCAAGCACCCGAGAGGCGCCGGGCCTCCGGACCCCTCTTGCTCTGTGGGCACCCCCGCACGGCCCCCCCAGGCCCGAGCTGCCAGATCTTGTCCCGGAGCCCCGCTATGCACACATCCCAGTCAGGATCAAGGAGCAAGTGGTCGG GCTGTTGACTCAGAACAACTGCAGTTGTGAGTCCAGTGGGGGGagcttcccccttcccttccagAGACAGGTCCGAGCCATTGATCTCACCAAGGCCTTTGACCCTGAGGAGCTGAGGGCTGCCTCtgcagaaagggaaagagagttCCAGGCCTTCCTTTCAAG GAGCCAGTCCCCAGCTGACCAGCTGCTCATAGCCCCTGCCAACTCCCCCCTACAGTATCCTCTGCAGGGTGTGGAGGTTCAGCCCCTCAGGAGCATCTTAGTGCCAG GGTTGAGCCTGCAGGCAGCTTCTGGTCAGGAGGTATACCAG GTGAACCTGACTGCTTCCCTGGGCACCTGGGATGTGGCAGGGCAAGTGACTGGAGTGACTGTCATTGGAGAAGGGCAGCCAGATCTCACCCTTGCCAGCCCAGGGCTGGACCACCTCAACCGGCAGCTACAACTGGTCACTTACAGTAGCGGAAGCTACCAGACCAACACAGCAGACACAG TCCGGTTCTCCACCCAAGGACATGAGGCTGCCTTCACCATCCGCATAAGACATCCCCTCAACCCCCGACTGTACCCGCCTGGGTCTCTACCTCAGGAAG CAGGCCAGTACAACATCAGCGCTCTGGTCACCATTGCCACCAAGACCTTCCTTCGATATGATCGGCTACGGGCACTCATCGCTAGCATCCGCCGCTTCTACCCCACGGTCACCGTGGTCATTGCTGACGACAGTGACAAACCAGAGCGCGTTATTGGTCCCCACGTGGAGCACTATCTTATGCCCTTCGGCAAG GGCTGGTTCGCGGGCCGGAACCTGGCCGTGTCCCAAGTAACCACCAAATATGTGTTGTGGGTGGACGACGACTTTGTCTTCACAGCGCGCACGCGGCTGGAGAGACTTGTGGACGTTCTGGAGCGGACGCCGCTGGACCTG GTTGGGGGAGCAGTGCGGGAGATTTCGGGTTTTGCTACTACTTACCGGCAGCTGCTGAGCGTGGAACAAGGCGCCCCAGGCCTCGGGAACTGCCTCCGGCAAAGGCGTGGCTTCCACCACGAGCTCGTTGGCTTCCCAGGCTGCGTGGTCACCGATGGCGTCGTCAACTTCTTTCTGGCGCGCACTGACAAGGTGCGAGAGGTCGGCTTCGATCCGCGCCTGAGCCGCGTAGCACATCTGG AATTCTTCTTGGATGGGCTTGGTTCCCTTCGGGTTGGCTCCTGCTCCGACGTCATTGTGGATCATGCATCGAAACTGAAGCTGCCATGGGCATCAAGGGATGCTGGGGCAGAGACTTATGCCCGGTTCCGTTACCCAGGATCACTGGACGAAAGTCAGGTGGCCAAACACCGCCTGCTCTACTTCAAACACCGGCTGCAGTGCATGACCGCGGAGTGA
- the B4galnt1 gene encoding beta-1,4 N-acetylgalactosaminyltransferase 1 isoform X4, with protein MRLGRRALCALVLLLACASLGLLYASTREAPGLRTPLALWAPPHGPPRPELPDLVPEPRYAHIPVRIKEQVVGSQSPADQLLIAPANSPLQYPLQGVEVQPLRSILVPGLSLQAASGQEVYQVNLTASLGTWDVAGQVTGVTVIGEGQPDLTLASPGLDHLNRQLQLVTYSSGSYQTNTADTVRFSTQGHEAAFTIRIRHPLNPRLYPPGSLPQEGQYNISALVTIATKTFLRYDRLRALIASIRRFYPTVTVVIADDSDKPERVIGPHVEHYLMPFGKGWFAGRNLAVSQVTTKYVLWVDDDFVFTARTRLERLVDVLERTPLDLVGGAVREISGFATTYRQLLSVEQGAPGLGNCLRQRRGFHHELVGFPGCVVTDGVVNFFLARTDKVREVGFDPRLSRVAHLEFFLDGLGSLRVGSCSDVIVDHASKLKLPWASRDAGAETYARFRYPGSLDESQVAKHRLLYFKHRLQCMTAE; from the exons ATGCGGCTGGGCCGCCGGGCCCTGTGCGCGCTGGTCCTGCTGCTCGCCTGCGCCTCGCTAGGTCTCCTGTACGCAAGCACCCGAGAGGCGCCGGGCCTCCGGACCCCTCTTGCTCTGTGGGCACCCCCGCACGGCCCCCCCAGGCCCGAGCTGCCAGATCTTGTCCCGGAGCCCCGCTATGCACACATCCCAGTCAGGATCAAGGAGCAAGTGGTCGG GAGCCAGTCCCCAGCTGACCAGCTGCTCATAGCCCCTGCCAACTCCCCCCTACAGTATCCTCTGCAGGGTGTGGAGGTTCAGCCCCTCAGGAGCATCTTAGTGCCAG GGTTGAGCCTGCAGGCAGCTTCTGGTCAGGAGGTATACCAG GTGAACCTGACTGCTTCCCTGGGCACCTGGGATGTGGCAGGGCAAGTGACTGGAGTGACTGTCATTGGAGAAGGGCAGCCAGATCTCACCCTTGCCAGCCCAGGGCTGGACCACCTCAACCGGCAGCTACAACTGGTCACTTACAGTAGCGGAAGCTACCAGACCAACACAGCAGACACAG TCCGGTTCTCCACCCAAGGACATGAGGCTGCCTTCACCATCCGCATAAGACATCCCCTCAACCCCCGACTGTACCCGCCTGGGTCTCTACCTCAGGAAG GCCAGTACAACATCAGCGCTCTGGTCACCATTGCCACCAAGACCTTCCTTCGATATGATCGGCTACGGGCACTCATCGCTAGCATCCGCCGCTTCTACCCCACGGTCACCGTGGTCATTGCTGACGACAGTGACAAACCAGAGCGCGTTATTGGTCCCCACGTGGAGCACTATCTTATGCCCTTCGGCAAG GGCTGGTTCGCGGGCCGGAACCTGGCCGTGTCCCAAGTAACCACCAAATATGTGTTGTGGGTGGACGACGACTTTGTCTTCACAGCGCGCACGCGGCTGGAGAGACTTGTGGACGTTCTGGAGCGGACGCCGCTGGACCTG GTTGGGGGAGCAGTGCGGGAGATTTCGGGTTTTGCTACTACTTACCGGCAGCTGCTGAGCGTGGAACAAGGCGCCCCAGGCCTCGGGAACTGCCTCCGGCAAAGGCGTGGCTTCCACCACGAGCTCGTTGGCTTCCCAGGCTGCGTGGTCACCGATGGCGTCGTCAACTTCTTTCTGGCGCGCACTGACAAGGTGCGAGAGGTCGGCTTCGATCCGCGCCTGAGCCGCGTAGCACATCTGG AATTCTTCTTGGATGGGCTTGGTTCCCTTCGGGTTGGCTCCTGCTCCGACGTCATTGTGGATCATGCATCGAAACTGAAGCTGCCATGGGCATCAAGGGATGCTGGGGCAGAGACTTATGCCCGGTTCCGTTACCCAGGATCACTGGACGAAAGTCAGGTGGCCAAACACCGCCTGCTCTACTTCAAACACCGGCTGCAGTGCATGACCGCGGAGTGA